A section of the Osmia lignaria lignaria isolate PbOS001 chromosome 16, iyOsmLign1, whole genome shotgun sequence genome encodes:
- the Six4 gene encoding homeobox protein six4 — protein MPDSSDHLSSPNSECNSQIGGMHRNTSAGQYNDSSIPGLPLTHHSHSQNLTPASNGSPRYSQELTSCSSANPSTNIGNIGALSLGTSSSNFTPEQISCMCEALSQSQDIEKLTRFLWSLPPGELLRGGESVLMARATVAFHRGAYHELYSILESHPFSPRRHQELQQMWFKSHYREAEKIRGRPLGAVDKYRLRKKYPLPKTIWDGEEVVYCFKERSRNALKECYMRNKYPASDEKKNLAKKTGLTLTQVSNWFKNRRQRDRTPQTRTDMMPLNCQNGGNVIGGSVSNGGSIQSLQSIDSDNSNLAMSPLSTMGMSPVGVNPCSPMGMSPMAPRHPGYAPPVTPSTVHTSHPHNGALSPMNDVKALCYGRGVYDTGKDVDQSTVYYSSHSGMHHQYYQQTHHQMMSGAHHYQHHQQSMPTGYEITLPPPQHST, from the exons ATGCCCGACAGTTCGGATCATTTGTCGTCGCCGAACAGCGAGTGCAACAGCCAAATTGGCGGTATGCATCGAAACACGTCTGCTGGGCAATACAACGATTCCTCGATACCTGGTCTACCTCTGACCCATCATTCCCATTCGCAAAATCTAACGCCCGCCTCGAACGGAAGCCCCCGGTATTCTCAAGAGTTGACCAGCTGCAGCTCCGCTAACCCGTCCACGAATATTGGAAACATCGGGGCACTCTCTCTGGGAACGAGCAGCAGTAACTTTACCCCGGAACAGATATCTTGCATGTGCGAGGCGTTATCGCAGAGTCAGGATATCGAGAAGCTCACGAG GTTTCTATGGTCTTTACCACCGGGCGAACTGCTCCGGGGTGGCGAGAGCGTTCTAATGGCAAGAGCCACGGTGGCATTTCATCGGGGAGCATATCACGAGCTCTACTCGATCCTGGAGAGTCATCCGTTCTCGCCGCGTCGACACCAGGAGCTTCAGCAGATGTGGTTCAAGTCGCACTATCGCGAAGCGGAGAAGATCCGCGGCCGTCCGCTGGGTGCGGTGGACAAGTATCGGCTGCGGAAAAAGTACCCCTTACCGAAGACGATCTGGGACGGGGAGGAGGTGGTGTACTGCTTCAAAGAACGCTCGAGGAACGCGTTGAAAGAGTGTTACATGAGGAACAAGTACCCGGCTTCCGACGAGAAGAAGAATCTAGCGAAGAAGACCGGTCTGACGCTCACCCAGGTGTCGAATTGGTTCAAAAATCGAAGACAGAGGGATCGAACGCCGCAAACAAGGAc GGACATGATGCCGTTGAATTGCCAAAACGGTGGCAACGTGATCGGCGGCTCCGTGAGCAACGGAGGAAGCATTCAGTCGTTGCAGAGCATCGATTCGGATAATTCGAATCTCGCGATGTCGCCGCTCTCGACGATGGGTATGTCGCCCGTCGGCGTCAATCCCTGCAGCCCGATGGGCATGAGCCCAATGGCTCCACGTCATCCTGGATACGCGCCACCCGTCACTCCCTCGACCGTGCATACCAGCCACCCCCACAACGGTGCACTCAGCCCCATGAACGACGTGAAAGCGCTCTGCTATGGCCGCGGAGTTTACGACACCG GTAAAGACGTGGACCAGAGCACGGTGTACTACTCGAGTCATTCGGGCATGCATCATCAGTACTACCAGCAGACGCATCATCAAATGATGTCGGGCGCTCATCATTATCAGCACCACCAGCAGAGCATGCCGACGGGCTACGAAATCACGTTGCCGCCGCCTCAGCATTCGACGTGA
- the LOC117600715 gene encoding TBC1 domain family member 20 isoform X1: protein MSSKMEPEENEISLDSNVSGTSAGMSVPMEKHNLKVRRRNVIEPVNFSSKEEQNLESERDVPLVRMSDSTKAWYDNLIPQIPDIADFSLSGKQNGVLNREDDSNLLEHDFGDTETLTSRERMKISVIRGSVANPNLTLGELKLLGCSSEGFVHDDIRRVLWPKLLRLSEESRLSMDELETIHNHIPNEVYQQILKDVARSGSHISENATQDEIDHFHEQLTQIMCWVLHKHSTLNYYQGYNDIAATVLLVMGLEKGLRVLESISLEFLERFMERTMEKVNQELFYIFALLERVHPTLLEHLENVELFPHFALAEYTTWYAHKYAENRKLLHRLFDYFLGSPPLMPLYLSTVIVAHRATEIFNTTPDMGHTHKVLCTLPDDLPFETLLLEAKLLYRQYPPESISNDVIEYDQKRKHKEQEWKAKAEASRQERERQNQLRIVQSNPRIPYRIRSYKTITVVTILALGLYAFFRTSSGLN from the exons ATGTCAAGTAAGATGGAACCCGAAGAAAACGAAATATCTCTGGATTCCAATGTGTCAGGAACATCTGCGGGAATGTCAGTTCCTATGGAAAAGCATAACCTGAAAGTTCGAAGAAGAAATGTAATCGAGCCAgtgaatttttcatcgaaaGAAGAACAAAATTTGGAGTCCGAACGTGACGTTCCTCTTGTAAGAATGTCTGATTCTACGAAGGCATGGTATGATAATCTTATACCACAAATACCTGATATCGCGGACTTTAGTTTATCAGGTAAACAAAACGGAGTGTTAAATCGCGAAGACGATAGCAATTTATTAGAACATGATTTTGGTGATACAGAGACATTGACTAGTAGAGAACGGATGAAGATAAGCGTTATTCGGGGAAGCGTTGCTAATCCGAATTTGACATTAGGAGAACTCAAATTATTGGGTTGCAGCAGTGAGGGTTTCGTTCATG ATGATATACGAAGAGTTTTGTGGCCAAAACTTTTGAGACTTTCTGAAGAAAGTAGGCTTTCTATGGATGAATTAGAAACTATACACAATCATATACCAAATGAAGTGTATCAACAAATATTAAAGGATGTAGCACGTAGTGGTAGTCATATTTCTGAAAATGCCACCCAAGATGAAATAGATCATTTTCATGAACAATTAACACAAATAATGTGTTGGGTTCTTCATAAACATTCTACATTGAA TTATTACCAGGGATATAATGACATAGCAGCAACTGTTTTACTTGTCATGGGCCTAGAAAAGGGTTTACGTGTACTTGAAAGTATTTCATTAGAATTCCTTGAAAGATTCATGGAAAGAACAATGGAAAAAGTAAACCAAgaattattttacatatttgCACTGTTAGAAAGAGTGCATCCTACTTTATTAGAACATTTGGAAAA TGTAGAATTATTCCCACATTTTGCATTGGCTGAATATACAACATGGTACGCGCACAAATAtgcagaaaatagaaaattattacacaGATTGTTTGATTATTTTCTTGGTAGTCCTCCATTGATGCCTCTTTATCTAAGTACTGTGATTGTAGCACATAGGGctacagaaatttttaataccacTCCTGATATGGGTCATACGCATAAAGTTTTATGTACT TTACCAGATGATTTGCCTTTTGAAACACTTCTACTCGAAGCAAAACTTTTATACCGTCAGTATCCTCCCGAATCTATAAGTAACGATGTTATAGAATACGATCAAAAAAGGAAACACAAAGAACAAGAATGGAAGGCAAAGGCCGAAGCAAGTCGTCAAGAGAGAGAAAGACAGAATCAACTCCGAATCGTGCAATCAAATCCAAGAATACCGTATCGTATTAGAAGTTATAAAACGATCACAGTAGTAACGATTCTGGCCCTAGGATTATATGCTTTCTTTAGAACATCGTCTGGACTTAACTGA
- the LOC117600715 gene encoding TBC1 domain family member 20 isoform X3, which translates to MSSKMEPEENEISLDSNVSGTSAGMSVPMEKHNLKVRRRNVIEPVNFSSKEEQNLESERDVPLVRMSDSTKAWYDNLIPQIPDIADFSLSGKQNGVLNREDDSNLLEHDFGDTETLTSRERMKISVIRGSVANPNLTLGELKLLGCSSEGFVHDDIRRVLWPKLLRLSEESRLSMDELETIHNHIPNEVYQQILKDVARSGSHISENATQDEIDHFHEQLTQIMCWVLHKHSTLNYYQGYNDIAATVLLVMGLEKGLRVLESISLEFLERFMERTMEKVNQELFYIFALLERVHPTLLEHLENVELFPHFALAEYTTWYAHKYAENRKLLHRLFDYFLGSPPLMPLYLSTVIVAHRATEIFNTTPDMGHTHKVLCTNTIKKGNTKNKNGRQRPKQVVKREKDRINSESCNQIQEYRIVLEVIKRSQ; encoded by the exons ATGTCAAGTAAGATGGAACCCGAAGAAAACGAAATATCTCTGGATTCCAATGTGTCAGGAACATCTGCGGGAATGTCAGTTCCTATGGAAAAGCATAACCTGAAAGTTCGAAGAAGAAATGTAATCGAGCCAgtgaatttttcatcgaaaGAAGAACAAAATTTGGAGTCCGAACGTGACGTTCCTCTTGTAAGAATGTCTGATTCTACGAAGGCATGGTATGATAATCTTATACCACAAATACCTGATATCGCGGACTTTAGTTTATCAGGTAAACAAAACGGAGTGTTAAATCGCGAAGACGATAGCAATTTATTAGAACATGATTTTGGTGATACAGAGACATTGACTAGTAGAGAACGGATGAAGATAAGCGTTATTCGGGGAAGCGTTGCTAATCCGAATTTGACATTAGGAGAACTCAAATTATTGGGTTGCAGCAGTGAGGGTTTCGTTCATG ATGATATACGAAGAGTTTTGTGGCCAAAACTTTTGAGACTTTCTGAAGAAAGTAGGCTTTCTATGGATGAATTAGAAACTATACACAATCATATACCAAATGAAGTGTATCAACAAATATTAAAGGATGTAGCACGTAGTGGTAGTCATATTTCTGAAAATGCCACCCAAGATGAAATAGATCATTTTCATGAACAATTAACACAAATAATGTGTTGGGTTCTTCATAAACATTCTACATTGAA TTATTACCAGGGATATAATGACATAGCAGCAACTGTTTTACTTGTCATGGGCCTAGAAAAGGGTTTACGTGTACTTGAAAGTATTTCATTAGAATTCCTTGAAAGATTCATGGAAAGAACAATGGAAAAAGTAAACCAAgaattattttacatatttgCACTGTTAGAAAGAGTGCATCCTACTTTATTAGAACATTTGGAAAA TGTAGAATTATTCCCACATTTTGCATTGGCTGAATATACAACATGGTACGCGCACAAATAtgcagaaaatagaaaattattacacaGATTGTTTGATTATTTTCTTGGTAGTCCTCCATTGATGCCTCTTTATCTAAGTACTGTGATTGTAGCACATAGGGctacagaaatttttaataccacTCCTGATATGGGTCATACGCATAAAGTTTTATGTACT AATACGATCAAAAAAGGAAACACAAAGAACAAGAATGGAAGGCAAAGGCCGAAGCAAGTCGTCAAGAGAGAGAAAGACAGAATCAACTCCGAATCGTGCAATCAAATCCAAGAATACCGTATCGTATTAGAAGTTATAAAACGATCACAGTAG
- the LOC117600715 gene encoding TBC1 domain family member 20 isoform X2: MSSKMEPEENEISLDSNVSGTSAGMSVPMEKHNLKVRRRNVIEPVNFSSKEEQNLESERDVPLVRMSDSTKAWYDNLIPQIPDIADFSLSETLTSRERMKISVIRGSVANPNLTLGELKLLGCSSEGFVHDDIRRVLWPKLLRLSEESRLSMDELETIHNHIPNEVYQQILKDVARSGSHISENATQDEIDHFHEQLTQIMCWVLHKHSTLNYYQGYNDIAATVLLVMGLEKGLRVLESISLEFLERFMERTMEKVNQELFYIFALLERVHPTLLEHLENVELFPHFALAEYTTWYAHKYAENRKLLHRLFDYFLGSPPLMPLYLSTVIVAHRATEIFNTTPDMGHTHKVLCTLPDDLPFETLLLEAKLLYRQYPPESISNDVIEYDQKRKHKEQEWKAKAEASRQERERQNQLRIVQSNPRIPYRIRSYKTITVVTILALGLYAFFRTSSGLN; this comes from the exons ATGTCAAGTAAGATGGAACCCGAAGAAAACGAAATATCTCTGGATTCCAATGTGTCAGGAACATCTGCGGGAATGTCAGTTCCTATGGAAAAGCATAACCTGAAAGTTCGAAGAAGAAATGTAATCGAGCCAgtgaatttttcatcgaaaGAAGAACAAAATTTGGAGTCCGAACGTGACGTTCCTCTTGTAAGAATGTCTGATTCTACGAAGGCATGGTATGATAATCTTATACCACAAATACCTGATATCGCGGACTTTAGTTTATCAG AGACATTGACTAGTAGAGAACGGATGAAGATAAGCGTTATTCGGGGAAGCGTTGCTAATCCGAATTTGACATTAGGAGAACTCAAATTATTGGGTTGCAGCAGTGAGGGTTTCGTTCATG ATGATATACGAAGAGTTTTGTGGCCAAAACTTTTGAGACTTTCTGAAGAAAGTAGGCTTTCTATGGATGAATTAGAAACTATACACAATCATATACCAAATGAAGTGTATCAACAAATATTAAAGGATGTAGCACGTAGTGGTAGTCATATTTCTGAAAATGCCACCCAAGATGAAATAGATCATTTTCATGAACAATTAACACAAATAATGTGTTGGGTTCTTCATAAACATTCTACATTGAA TTATTACCAGGGATATAATGACATAGCAGCAACTGTTTTACTTGTCATGGGCCTAGAAAAGGGTTTACGTGTACTTGAAAGTATTTCATTAGAATTCCTTGAAAGATTCATGGAAAGAACAATGGAAAAAGTAAACCAAgaattattttacatatttgCACTGTTAGAAAGAGTGCATCCTACTTTATTAGAACATTTGGAAAA TGTAGAATTATTCCCACATTTTGCATTGGCTGAATATACAACATGGTACGCGCACAAATAtgcagaaaatagaaaattattacacaGATTGTTTGATTATTTTCTTGGTAGTCCTCCATTGATGCCTCTTTATCTAAGTACTGTGATTGTAGCACATAGGGctacagaaatttttaataccacTCCTGATATGGGTCATACGCATAAAGTTTTATGTACT TTACCAGATGATTTGCCTTTTGAAACACTTCTACTCGAAGCAAAACTTTTATACCGTCAGTATCCTCCCGAATCTATAAGTAACGATGTTATAGAATACGATCAAAAAAGGAAACACAAAGAACAAGAATGGAAGGCAAAGGCCGAAGCAAGTCGTCAAGAGAGAGAAAGACAGAATCAACTCCGAATCGTGCAATCAAATCCAAGAATACCGTATCGTATTAGAAGTTATAAAACGATCACAGTAGTAACGATTCTGGCCCTAGGATTATATGCTTTCTTTAGAACATCGTCTGGACTTAACTGA
- the LOC117600822 gene encoding lysosome-associated membrane glycoprotein 5 isoform X1 — MARRIDYTKAIFVLWCVLSTAFSVPSYSPAPEKLDEQLYTTRRMANVVFDMPGPKSKLPLSVDNFEMKSTTTMTSETTTTHRSFSTEQPLYRLDGSNGQACILLQVDALITVKYRTKFGEDQEASIYVPNDATVTGNCDNENTVTMSLKWKAFVLSWSFAKTPGGERWYVEKIELTYNSSDRHFEHIDQPHKTIRLSTGQKHSSMLFPTPVGKSYSCSGETEIPLTDGKNYASVLLRDMKLQPFKFKNNEFAVEFSCTSLSARGVRDETAPVAVGSTLAAAVLLTITGYAAYRYFKVKKVKYDTME; from the exons ATGGCACGTCGCATAGATTACACCAAGGCGATCTTCGTACTGT GGTGTGTCCTGAGTACGGCATTCAGCGTCCCCAGTTACTCGCCGGCGCCCGAAAAGTTGGACGAGCAGTTGTATACGACACGTCGGATGGCAAACGTGGTGTTCGATATGCCCGGCCCGAAATCTAAACTACCCTTG TCGGTGGACAATTTCGAGATGAAGAGCACCACGACGATGACCTCGGAAACAACAACCACCCACAGATCGTTCTCCACGGAACAGCCTCTCTACCGTTTAGACGGCAGCAATGGACAAGCTTGTATTCTTCTACAAGTGGACGCTCTGATCACGGTGAAATATAGAACGAAATTCGGAGAGGATCAA GAAGCGAGCATCTACGTTCCTAACGATGCGACGGTAACTGGCAATTGCGACAACGAGAACACCGTGACAATGTCCCTGAAGTGGAAGGCGTTCGTATTGTCGTGGAGTTTCGCTAAG ACACCCGGGGGTGAACGATGGTACGTCGAAAAAATCGAGTTGACCTACAATTCCAGCGATCGACATTTCGAACATATCGATCAGCCAC ACAAGACGATCCGATTGAGCACCGGACAGAAGCATAGTTCCATGTTGTTCCCGACCCCGGTTGGCAAATCGTACTCCTGCAGCGGCGAAACGGAGATCCCTTTGACCGATGGAAAGAATTATGCCAGCGTGCTTCTCAG AGACATGAAGCTGCAGCCGTTCAAATTCAAGAACAATGAATTCGCCGTCGAATTTTCGTGCACGTCGCTAAGCGCACGCGGAGTTCGAGACGAAACGGCACCCGTCGCGGTCGGGTCAACTTTAGCCGCTGCCGTTCTGCTCACAATTACCGGTTACGCCGCCTATCGTTACTTTAAGGTGAAGAAGGTCAAGTACGACACGATGGAATAA
- the LOC117600822 gene encoding lysosome-associated membrane glycoprotein 5 isoform X2, whose amino-acid sequence MANVVFDMPGPKSKLPLSVDNFEMKSTTTMTSETTTTHRSFSTEQPLYRLDGSNGQACILLQVDALITVKYRTKFGEDQEASIYVPNDATVTGNCDNENTVTMSLKWKAFVLSWSFAKTPGGERWYVEKIELTYNSSDRHFEHIDQPHKTIRLSTGQKHSSMLFPTPVGKSYSCSGETEIPLTDGKNYASVLLRDMKLQPFKFKNNEFAVEFSCTSLSARGVRDETAPVAVGSTLAAAVLLTITGYAAYRYFKVKKVKYDTME is encoded by the exons ATGGCAAACGTGGTGTTCGATATGCCCGGCCCGAAATCTAAACTACCCTTG TCGGTGGACAATTTCGAGATGAAGAGCACCACGACGATGACCTCGGAAACAACAACCACCCACAGATCGTTCTCCACGGAACAGCCTCTCTACCGTTTAGACGGCAGCAATGGACAAGCTTGTATTCTTCTACAAGTGGACGCTCTGATCACGGTGAAATATAGAACGAAATTCGGAGAGGATCAA GAAGCGAGCATCTACGTTCCTAACGATGCGACGGTAACTGGCAATTGCGACAACGAGAACACCGTGACAATGTCCCTGAAGTGGAAGGCGTTCGTATTGTCGTGGAGTTTCGCTAAG ACACCCGGGGGTGAACGATGGTACGTCGAAAAAATCGAGTTGACCTACAATTCCAGCGATCGACATTTCGAACATATCGATCAGCCAC ACAAGACGATCCGATTGAGCACCGGACAGAAGCATAGTTCCATGTTGTTCCCGACCCCGGTTGGCAAATCGTACTCCTGCAGCGGCGAAACGGAGATCCCTTTGACCGATGGAAAGAATTATGCCAGCGTGCTTCTCAG AGACATGAAGCTGCAGCCGTTCAAATTCAAGAACAATGAATTCGCCGTCGAATTTTCGTGCACGTCGCTAAGCGCACGCGGAGTTCGAGACGAAACGGCACCCGTCGCGGTCGGGTCAACTTTAGCCGCTGCCGTTCTGCTCACAATTACCGGTTACGCCGCCTATCGTTACTTTAAGGTGAAGAAGGTCAAGTACGACACGATGGAATAA